A single region of the Myripristis murdjan chromosome 3, fMyrMur1.1, whole genome shotgun sequence genome encodes:
- the sult5a1 gene encoding sulfotransferase family 5A, member 1, with amino-acid sequence MARLDVTETFHGITFPGHLHTQDSLQSALRFPFQDTDILIVSYPKSGTTWMQEIVTLICNRGDPHVCQTVPNWTRAPWLEQHYCAMVLEKYPLNPRVITTHLPQHLLEPALQGSKAKVIYVSRNPKDVVVSYYHFCKMAKFFPDPGSFQDFLNQFLDGRSYYGSWFDHVKGWTRQTETMSNLLHITYEEMSLDPHCAVEKISAFLQRPLVEEELNSCLKHSSFSSMKNNTMVNCTLISPEIMDHSKGCFMRKGELGNWKSLFTDEQNQHFESVFSSRMQDCSLKFVWDVPHENRICNKEGNPN; translated from the exons ATGGCCAGGTTGGATGTCACAGAGACATTTCATGGTATTACTTTTCCTGGGCACCTGCATACCCAGGACTCCTTGCAGTCGGCTCTGAGATTCCCATTTCAGGACACAGACATCCTCATTGTCTCCTACCCCAAGTCAG GGACCACATGGATGCAGGAGATCGTGACCCTCATATGCAACAGAGGGGACCCTCACGTTTGCCAAACTGTCCCAAATTGGACCCGGGCCCCCTGGCTGGAGCAGCACTATTGTGCCATGGTGCTGGAGAAATATCCACTGAACCCTCGAGTCATCACCACACACCTGCCTCAGCACCTGCTGGAACCTGCCCTCCAGGGCTCCAAAGCTAAA GTAATCTACGTGAGCAGAAATCCTAAAGATGTAGTGGTGTCCTATTATCACTTCTGCAAGATGGCCAAGTTCTTCCCGGACCCTGGCTCATTTCAGGATTTTCTAAATCAGTTCCTGGACGGAAGAT CGTACTATGGCTCATGGTTTGACCACGTGAAAGGCTGGACCAGGCAGACAGAGACCATGAGCAATCTGCTCCACATCACTTATGAAGAGATGTCACTG GACCCTCATTGTGCAGTAGAGAAGATTAGTGCTttcctgcagcgccccctggtggaggaggagctcaaCAGCTGtctgaaacacagcagcttcagcagcatgaaaaacaacacCATGGTCAACTGCACGCTCATCTCTCCAGAGATCATGGACCACAGCAAGGGCTGTTTCATGAGGAAAG GTGAACTTGGCAACTGGAAAAGCCTCTTCACTGATGAGCAGAATCAACATTTTGAAAGCGTCTTCAGCTCCAGGATGCAGGACTGTTCTTTAAAGTTTGTGTGGGATGTGCCGCATGAGAACAGAATATGCAACAAGGAGGGGAATCCCAATTAA
- the hp gene encoding haptoglobin, with the protein MQRRGINKWFSQAVILLAAWACLADVPSTEARRPAALRSKRLVGGTLAPDVPWQAMVYLADSILDGGFAGGALISDRWVLTAGRNLFVRKSRQDIQGKDPLIPKVYLGITRKDEAVTSKEVAVEKVVLHPGFQANSDWDNDLALIQLKDPVTIGKKITPIPLPERGQDFDQGSGVIAGWGWGALLSPAESLKRLVLPLSNHSDCKSEYSSTNMPAVDDNMFCTGHTDFQENVCFGDAGGALAVTDPVSGDVYAAGILSYDKACSRQNYAVYMKISAYLPWIHSVVRGDTAESPAVRRNAMPQIYRYALFEKDLFAHS; encoded by the exons ATGCAGAGGAGGGGGATTAACAAGTG GTTCTCTCAGGCTGTGATCCTGTTGGCTGCTTGGGCCTGTCTGGCAGATGTGCCTTCCACTGAAG CCCGCAGGCCAGCCGCACTCCGTTCCAAGCGTTTGGTCGGAGGGACCTTGGCACCTGACGTTCCCTGGCAGGCCATGGTCTATCTGGCTGACAGTATCCTGGACGGAGGTTTCGCGGGAGGTGCTCTCATCTCTGACCGCTGGGTTTTGACAGCTGGAAGGAACCTGTTTGTCAGGAAGAGTCGACAGGACATTCAGGGCAAAGATCCCCTCATTCCTAAGGTGTACCTTGGAATCACAAGGAAGGATGAAGCTGTTACCTCCAAAGAGGTTGCAGTAGAGAAG GTGGTTCTGCATCCGGGCTTTCAGGCCAACTCTGACTGGGACAATGACCTGGCTCTCATCCAGCTAAAGGATCCTGTGACGATTGGGAAGAAAATAACCCCCATCCCCCTGCCAGAGAGAGGCCAGGACTTTGACCAGGGTTCAGGGGTCATCGCCGGCTGGGGCTGGGGGGCCTTACTAAGCCCTGCTGAGTCACTCAAACGCCTGGTGCTGCCCTTGAGCAATCACAGCGATTGCAAGTCAGAGTACAGCAGTACGAACATGCCAGCGGTGGATGACAACATGTTCTGCACTGGACACACAGattttcaggaaaatgtttgttttggcgATGCGGGAGGCGCTCTGGCTGTCACAGACCCTGTTAGTGGTGACGTTTATGCAGCGGGGATCCTCTCCTACGATAAAGCCTGCAGCCGGCAGAATTATGCAGTCTATATGAAGATCTCCGCATATCTACCCTGGATCCACAGTGTGGTCAGGGGAGATACTGCGGAATCGCCTGCTGTACGCCGCAATGCAATGCCCCAGAT TTATAGATATGCTTTATTTGAAAAAGATTTGTTTGCACACTCATGA